A window of the Polypterus senegalus isolate Bchr_013 chromosome 4, ASM1683550v1, whole genome shotgun sequence genome harbors these coding sequences:
- the rbm47 gene encoding RNA-binding protein 47 isoform X1: MTAEDSTATMSHNSSNMSTSKVPEGVAGAPNENALLTLMERTGYGMIQENGQRKYGPPPGWEGTAPPRGCEIFVGKIPRDVYEDELVPVFESVGRIYEMRLMMDFDGKNRGYAFVMYTHKREAKRAVRELNNYEIRPGRLLGVCCSVDNCRLFIGGIPKMKKREEILEEIAKVTEGVLDVIVYASAADKMKNRGFAFVEYESHRAAAMARRKLMPGRIQLWGHQIAVDWAEPEIDVDEDVMETVKILYVRNLMIETTEETIRKIFCQFNPGCVERVKKIRDYAFVHFTSREDAVHAMNQLNGAEVEGSCIEVTLAKPVDKEQYTRYQKAAKGATPATETPQPNYVYQCDPYTLAYYGYPYNALIGPNREYFVKAGTIKGRGRGAAGNRAPGPRGSYLGGYSAGRGIYSRYHEGKAKQQDKAYELIPSLELTAVNPVGIKPGTIAIPAISAQYPVFSPAPTAKILEDGKIHTVEHIINPIALQHDPTAAAAAAAAAAAAAAPVIPTVTTPPPFQGRPITPVYTMAHNVQRIPAANIYGASYVPIAAPATTATIAALHKNAAAYGGYASYVPQAFPAATFQVPIHDIYQTY, translated from the exons ATGACAGCTGAAGATTCTACTGCTACCATGAGCCACAATTCTTCCAACATGTCCACATCAAAGGTCCCAGAAGGAGTAGCTGGAGCCCCAAATGAGAATGCATTGCTGACTCTGATGGAACGTACAGGATATGGTATGATCCAAGAGAATGGTCAGCGCAAGTATGGTCCTCCACCTGGCTGGGAGGGAACAGCTCCACCACGTGGATGTGAAATCTTTGTGGGGAAAATCCCAAGAGATGTTTATGAGGATGAACTGGTTCCAGTGTTTGAGTCAGTGGGACGCATTTATGAGATGAGGCTGATGATGGACTTTGATGGCAAAAACAGAGGATATGCTTTTGTGATGTACACACACAAACGTGAGGCGAAAAGAGCTGTCAGAGAGCTTAATAATTATGAAATTCGACCAGGAAGGCTCTTAGGTGTGTGCTGCAGTGTGGACAACTGCAGACTTTTTATTGGGGGAATTCCTAAAATGAAAAAACGAGAGGAGATTCTTGAAGAGATTGCCAAAGTTACTGAAGGAGTCTTAGATGTCATTGTGTATGCTAGTGCTGCTGACAAAATGAAGAATCGGGGTTTTGCCTTTGTGGAATATGAGAGCCATCGTGCTGCAGCTATGGCTAGGAGGAAACTTATGCCTGGGAGAATCCAGCTATGGGGACATCAAATTGCAGTTGATTGGGCAGAACCAGAGATTGACGTAGATGAGGATGTTATGGAAACTGTAAAAATCCTCTATGTACGAAATCTAATGATTGAAACGACCGAGGAAACCATTAGAAAGATTTTCTGCCAGTTTAATCCAGGTTGTGTAGAGCGTGTTAAAAAGATCCGTGATTATGCTTTTGTGCATTTCACAAGCAGGGAAGATGCAGTACATGCTATGAATCAACTGAATGGTGCTGAAGTTGAAGGGTCTTGTATTGAGGTGACCTTGGCCAAACCTGTGGACAAGGAGCAGTACACAAGATACCAAAAAGCAGCAAAAGGAGCAACTCCAGCCACAGAGACGCCACAACCTAACTATGTCTATCAGTGTGACCCATATACCTTAGCATATTATGGCTATCCCTACAATGCACTAATTGGGCCAAACAGAGAATACTTTGTTAAAG CAGGTACTATAAAGGGTCGAGGGCGAGGGGCAGCTGGAAACAGGGCCCCGGGTCCCAGGGGCTCTTACCTGGGGGGATATTCTGCGGGCCGTGGCATCTACAGCAGATACCATGAAGGAAAGGCCAAGCAGCAGGACAAAGCCTATGAACTCATACCCAGCCTGGAGCTGACAGCTGTCAATCCAGTGGGCATTAAACCTGGCACAA ttGCCATTCCTGCAATAAGTGCGCAGTATCCAGTATTTTCTCCGGCTCCTACAGCTAAAATATTGGAAGATGGAAAAATTCACACTGTGGAACACATAATAAATCCCATTGCACTTCAGCATGACCCAACTGCTGCTGCCGCCGCCGCTGCTGCCGCCGCTGCTGCTGCAGCACCTGTTATTCCTACTGTGACTACTCCACCCCCTTTTCAG GGACGTCCTATCACTCCAGTGTACACCATGGCCCACAATGTTCAAAGGATTCCTGCTGCCAACATCTATGGTGCAAGCTATGTCCCAATTGCGGCTCCTGCAACAACAGCCACCATTGCAGCCTTACACAAGAACGCGGCTGCCTATGGAGGTTATGCTAGCTATGTACCTCAGGCATTTCCAGCTGCCACCTTTCAGGTCCCTATACATGATATCTACCAGACATACTGA
- the rbm47 gene encoding RNA-binding protein 47 isoform X3 translates to MTAEDSTATMSHNSSNMSTSKVPEGVAGAPNENALLTLMERTGYGMIQENGQRKYGPPPGWEGTAPPRGCEIFVGKIPRDVYEDELVPVFESVGRIYEMRLMMDFDGKNRGYAFVMYTHKREAKRAVRELNNYEIRPGRLLGVCCSVDNCRLFIGGIPKMKKREEILEEIAKVTEGVLDVIVYASAADKMKNRGFAFVEYESHRAAAMARRKLMPGRIQLWGHQIAVDWAEPEIDVDEDVMETVKILYVRNLMIETTEETIRKIFCQFNPGCVERVKKIRDYAFVHFTSREDAVHAMNQLNGAEVEGSCIEVTLAKPVDKEQYTRYQKAAKGATPATETPQPNYVYQCDPYTLAYYGYPYNALIGPNREYFVKVAIPAISAQYPVFSPAPTAKILEDGKIHTVEHIINPIALQHDPTAAAAAAAAAAAAAAPVIPTVTTPPPFQGRPITPVYTMAHNVQRIPAANIYGASYVPIAAPATTATIAALHKNAAAYGGYASYVPQAFPAATFQVPIHDIYQTY, encoded by the exons ATGACAGCTGAAGATTCTACTGCTACCATGAGCCACAATTCTTCCAACATGTCCACATCAAAGGTCCCAGAAGGAGTAGCTGGAGCCCCAAATGAGAATGCATTGCTGACTCTGATGGAACGTACAGGATATGGTATGATCCAAGAGAATGGTCAGCGCAAGTATGGTCCTCCACCTGGCTGGGAGGGAACAGCTCCACCACGTGGATGTGAAATCTTTGTGGGGAAAATCCCAAGAGATGTTTATGAGGATGAACTGGTTCCAGTGTTTGAGTCAGTGGGACGCATTTATGAGATGAGGCTGATGATGGACTTTGATGGCAAAAACAGAGGATATGCTTTTGTGATGTACACACACAAACGTGAGGCGAAAAGAGCTGTCAGAGAGCTTAATAATTATGAAATTCGACCAGGAAGGCTCTTAGGTGTGTGCTGCAGTGTGGACAACTGCAGACTTTTTATTGGGGGAATTCCTAAAATGAAAAAACGAGAGGAGATTCTTGAAGAGATTGCCAAAGTTACTGAAGGAGTCTTAGATGTCATTGTGTATGCTAGTGCTGCTGACAAAATGAAGAATCGGGGTTTTGCCTTTGTGGAATATGAGAGCCATCGTGCTGCAGCTATGGCTAGGAGGAAACTTATGCCTGGGAGAATCCAGCTATGGGGACATCAAATTGCAGTTGATTGGGCAGAACCAGAGATTGACGTAGATGAGGATGTTATGGAAACTGTAAAAATCCTCTATGTACGAAATCTAATGATTGAAACGACCGAGGAAACCATTAGAAAGATTTTCTGCCAGTTTAATCCAGGTTGTGTAGAGCGTGTTAAAAAGATCCGTGATTATGCTTTTGTGCATTTCACAAGCAGGGAAGATGCAGTACATGCTATGAATCAACTGAATGGTGCTGAAGTTGAAGGGTCTTGTATTGAGGTGACCTTGGCCAAACCTGTGGACAAGGAGCAGTACACAAGATACCAAAAAGCAGCAAAAGGAGCAACTCCAGCCACAGAGACGCCACAACCTAACTATGTCTATCAGTGTGACCCATATACCTTAGCATATTATGGCTATCCCTACAATGCACTAATTGGGCCAAACAGAGAATACTTTGTTAAAG ttGCCATTCCTGCAATAAGTGCGCAGTATCCAGTATTTTCTCCGGCTCCTACAGCTAAAATATTGGAAGATGGAAAAATTCACACTGTGGAACACATAATAAATCCCATTGCACTTCAGCATGACCCAACTGCTGCTGCCGCCGCCGCTGCTGCCGCCGCTGCTGCTGCAGCACCTGTTATTCCTACTGTGACTACTCCACCCCCTTTTCAG GGACGTCCTATCACTCCAGTGTACACCATGGCCCACAATGTTCAAAGGATTCCTGCTGCCAACATCTATGGTGCAAGCTATGTCCCAATTGCGGCTCCTGCAACAACAGCCACCATTGCAGCCTTACACAAGAACGCGGCTGCCTATGGAGGTTATGCTAGCTATGTACCTCAGGCATTTCCAGCTGCCACCTTTCAGGTCCCTATACATGATATCTACCAGACATACTGA
- the rbm47 gene encoding RNA-binding protein 47 isoform X2 yields the protein MTAEDSTATMSHNSSNMSTSKVPEGVAGAPNENALLTLMERTGYGMIQENGQRKYGPPPGWEGTAPPRGCEIFVGKIPRDVYEDELVPVFESVGRIYEMRLMMDFDGKNRGYAFVMYTHKREAKRAVRELNNYEIRPGRLLGVCCSVDNCRLFIGGIPKMKKREEILEEIAKVTEGVLDVIVYASAADKMKNRGFAFVEYESHRAAAMARRKLMPGRIQLWGHQIAVDWAEPEIDVDEDVMETVKILYVRNLMIETTEETIRKIFCQFNPGCVERVKKIRDYAFVHFTSREDAVHAMNQLNGAEVEGSCIEVTLAKPVDKEQYTRYQKAAKGATPATETPQPNYVYQCDPYTLAYYGYPYNALIGPNREYFVKGTIKGRGRGAAGNRAPGPRGSYLGGYSAGRGIYSRYHEGKAKQQDKAYELIPSLELTAVNPVGIKPGTIAIPAISAQYPVFSPAPTAKILEDGKIHTVEHIINPIALQHDPTAAAAAAAAAAAAAAPVIPTVTTPPPFQGRPITPVYTMAHNVQRIPAANIYGASYVPIAAPATTATIAALHKNAAAYGGYASYVPQAFPAATFQVPIHDIYQTY from the exons ATGACAGCTGAAGATTCTACTGCTACCATGAGCCACAATTCTTCCAACATGTCCACATCAAAGGTCCCAGAAGGAGTAGCTGGAGCCCCAAATGAGAATGCATTGCTGACTCTGATGGAACGTACAGGATATGGTATGATCCAAGAGAATGGTCAGCGCAAGTATGGTCCTCCACCTGGCTGGGAGGGAACAGCTCCACCACGTGGATGTGAAATCTTTGTGGGGAAAATCCCAAGAGATGTTTATGAGGATGAACTGGTTCCAGTGTTTGAGTCAGTGGGACGCATTTATGAGATGAGGCTGATGATGGACTTTGATGGCAAAAACAGAGGATATGCTTTTGTGATGTACACACACAAACGTGAGGCGAAAAGAGCTGTCAGAGAGCTTAATAATTATGAAATTCGACCAGGAAGGCTCTTAGGTGTGTGCTGCAGTGTGGACAACTGCAGACTTTTTATTGGGGGAATTCCTAAAATGAAAAAACGAGAGGAGATTCTTGAAGAGATTGCCAAAGTTACTGAAGGAGTCTTAGATGTCATTGTGTATGCTAGTGCTGCTGACAAAATGAAGAATCGGGGTTTTGCCTTTGTGGAATATGAGAGCCATCGTGCTGCAGCTATGGCTAGGAGGAAACTTATGCCTGGGAGAATCCAGCTATGGGGACATCAAATTGCAGTTGATTGGGCAGAACCAGAGATTGACGTAGATGAGGATGTTATGGAAACTGTAAAAATCCTCTATGTACGAAATCTAATGATTGAAACGACCGAGGAAACCATTAGAAAGATTTTCTGCCAGTTTAATCCAGGTTGTGTAGAGCGTGTTAAAAAGATCCGTGATTATGCTTTTGTGCATTTCACAAGCAGGGAAGATGCAGTACATGCTATGAATCAACTGAATGGTGCTGAAGTTGAAGGGTCTTGTATTGAGGTGACCTTGGCCAAACCTGTGGACAAGGAGCAGTACACAAGATACCAAAAAGCAGCAAAAGGAGCAACTCCAGCCACAGAGACGCCACAACCTAACTATGTCTATCAGTGTGACCCATATACCTTAGCATATTATGGCTATCCCTACAATGCACTAATTGGGCCAAACAGAGAATACTTTGTTAAAG GTACTATAAAGGGTCGAGGGCGAGGGGCAGCTGGAAACAGGGCCCCGGGTCCCAGGGGCTCTTACCTGGGGGGATATTCTGCGGGCCGTGGCATCTACAGCAGATACCATGAAGGAAAGGCCAAGCAGCAGGACAAAGCCTATGAACTCATACCCAGCCTGGAGCTGACAGCTGTCAATCCAGTGGGCATTAAACCTGGCACAA ttGCCATTCCTGCAATAAGTGCGCAGTATCCAGTATTTTCTCCGGCTCCTACAGCTAAAATATTGGAAGATGGAAAAATTCACACTGTGGAACACATAATAAATCCCATTGCACTTCAGCATGACCCAACTGCTGCTGCCGCCGCCGCTGCTGCCGCCGCTGCTGCTGCAGCACCTGTTATTCCTACTGTGACTACTCCACCCCCTTTTCAG GGACGTCCTATCACTCCAGTGTACACCATGGCCCACAATGTTCAAAGGATTCCTGCTGCCAACATCTATGGTGCAAGCTATGTCCCAATTGCGGCTCCTGCAACAACAGCCACCATTGCAGCCTTACACAAGAACGCGGCTGCCTATGGAGGTTATGCTAGCTATGTACCTCAGGCATTTCCAGCTGCCACCTTTCAGGTCCCTATACATGATATCTACCAGACATACTGA